Part of the Candidatus Aenigmatarchaeota archaeon genome, AGTCTGTTTATTCAACATCTGCGATATCTCTTCCTTTATAGACCATTCACTCGTGTTCTGTGTCTTCCTATGAAAATGTACCCCCAAATTTTCAATGTTATTATTTTTTCTAAGAATTGGTATCCATCTATTTATTTGATGGGAATACATACCAAAAACAAAGTACTTTCCTGTATATATTGTATGTTCTCTCATTCTCACTCTCAGAAGAAGATCTATTTTTATTTTTTCCCTTTCAATATACTCCAAAAGTTTCTTTAAATCAGATTCATTGTCAACCACAAACTTCCTTATCCCCACTTCAAAAACTTTATCTAAAAAATCATCTGTCAAGCCCTGAGTCAAAAACCAAACCCTTTTCATATCCTTGACAAATCTCAATGATTGAAACATATGGATACTAAAAAAGGAGTCCGTGTTTTCTTCAAGAATCCAACATATTTCCGGAAAGGTTTTCACACTATAGGAAACCAAGCAACCCAAATCTTTCAATTTTTTATATTGTTCTATGACCTTGGATTTACTGACTAAGAATTTTGACTTACTCATTCAACAATCCCTCTTTTGATAAAACATCCAATGCTGTGAACATAGCCATTGGAAAGAAGACGCTCACATCACCTATAACTGTGACAGCGTCTGCGTCATCCTTGACCTTCCCCCAGCTTTTAGCTTCTCTTGTTGTAGCACCACTCAAACTTCCAGAATATTCATGGGCTGTGGTCATGTAAACAACATAATCAGCACCACCATTCAATAATGTTGCCAAAATTGCGTGGTGCTTTGATACCCCCCCACCCAATGCTATGATACCTTTTTTGTCATCATAAGTTGAGCTGAATATAAGTTCCTTGAAATCTTCGATAACATCTACTATAAAATCAGGATGGTCCTGTTGGAAAAGAAAGAGATGAAAACCAAATGCACCATCTGTAATTGCTGGGCAAA contains:
- a CDS encoding decarboxylase, translating into MSKSKFLVSKSKVIEQYKKLKDLGCLVSYSVKTFPEICWILEENTDSFFSIHMFQSLRFVKDMKRVWFLTQGLTDDFLDKVFEVGIRKFVVDNESDLKKLLEYIEREKIKIDLLLRVRMREHTIYTGKYFVFGMYSHQINRWIPILRKNNNIENLGVHFHRKTQNTSEWSIKEEISQMLNKQTLESIDLFNIGGGIPVDYKNSSAKNLPYIFKKIVEFRDWMEETGVKTIIEPGRFIAAPSTKLITEVISVYENNVIVDASVYNGALDTIIVPIKLLVEGESDKGEDYVIKGCTPCSMDIFRYNVKLENPPKVGDKIVFLNAGAYNFTTDFCNLQKLPVEFVD